In Candidatus Hydrogenedentota bacterium, the following are encoded in one genomic region:
- a CDS encoding HEAT repeat domain-containing protein, translating to EAALIQVLQSDAGWPEKQEACRMLRRTGTEACIPALAALLSDGRLSHMARYALEPMPYAAATQALREALPQLQGMPKAGVAASLGVMRDAAAVPLIVPLLSDPDLNVAKAAAGALGRIGAQEAVQALSEAAKTAPAPLQAAVLEGLLAAGERMVAAGEQHEAASLYQELAAGEYPAQVRMGAWRGRAYAQPDQTSAWVFAALLGEEDIFRGLAAQVVAETTGEEVTRFYAEGLSRLPAAGQVALLRGLADRGDAVARPAVVKAMESADPEVRLAAVAALGALGNADNVPLLVDLLASSDAALSEAARVSLTVLRGDAADNAIAAVLPETAPEVRARLLALLAARRAAQTVPLAVAGLEDADLAVRVAALEVIADNGNADQAPAVVAVVLNASESDEQSAALKTLNRLASRYGDGVLPVVLGAMNGASAETRATLLGTVALVRGPKALETVLAALDDTDAQVVSKALNLLSNWPTLDAAPHLLELAKSEDASRYVLGLRGFVRLAQTEQALDKKMAMLAEAMQLAKRPDERKLLLGAWGSVPAAQSLDVLLPFLDDAAVRAEAAAAITAVAGELAKQDEAARRQAAQALKAVLEKCPETQIRDGAQAILNTLG from the coding sequence GAGGCGGCGCTCATTCAGGTGCTGCAGAGCGATGCAGGCTGGCCGGAAAAACAGGAGGCCTGCCGCATGCTGCGCCGCACCGGTACGGAAGCCTGCATTCCGGCGCTGGCCGCCCTGTTGTCCGACGGGCGCCTTTCGCACATGGCGCGTTATGCGCTCGAACCGATGCCGTATGCCGCGGCCACCCAGGCGCTGCGCGAGGCGTTGCCGCAGTTGCAGGGCATGCCGAAAGCGGGCGTGGCCGCGTCACTCGGCGTCATGCGAGATGCCGCAGCCGTTCCGTTGATTGTCCCGCTCTTAAGCGATCCTGATCTGAACGTGGCCAAGGCCGCAGCCGGCGCGTTGGGCAGGATTGGCGCACAGGAAGCCGTTCAGGCGCTGTCAGAGGCGGCAAAGACAGCACCCGCGCCATTGCAGGCCGCCGTTCTGGAGGGGTTGCTCGCCGCGGGAGAGCGGATGGTCGCTGCTGGAGAACAGCACGAAGCAGCCTCGTTGTACCAGGAACTGGCTGCCGGCGAATACCCGGCGCAAGTCCGTATGGGCGCATGGCGCGGCCGGGCCTACGCGCAGCCGGACCAGACCTCTGCGTGGGTGTTCGCGGCATTGCTCGGAGAAGAGGATATCTTCCGCGGCTTGGCGGCGCAGGTGGTGGCCGAGACAACCGGCGAGGAAGTGACACGATTTTATGCTGAGGGACTGAGCAGGCTCCCCGCCGCCGGCCAAGTCGCGCTGCTGCGCGGCCTGGCCGACCGCGGCGACGCCGTGGCGCGTCCGGCCGTGGTCAAGGCCATGGAGAGCGCGGACCCTGAGGTCCGGCTCGCGGCGGTCGCGGCGCTTGGCGCGCTTGGCAATGCCGATAATGTGCCGCTGCTGGTAGACCTGCTGGCTTCCAGTGACGCCGCTCTGTCCGAAGCCGCGCGGGTCAGCCTCACCGTGCTCCGGGGCGACGCGGCCGACAACGCCATTGCCGCCGTCCTGCCTGAAACCGCGCCAGAAGTGCGCGCGCGGCTTCTCGCGCTGCTGGCTGCGCGCCGGGCCGCGCAGACCGTGCCCCTCGCCGTGGCCGGCCTCGAAGACGCGGACCTTGCCGTGCGCGTCGCGGCGCTCGAGGTCATTGCGGACAACGGAAACGCGGACCAGGCCCCGGCGGTCGTCGCCGTCGTCTTGAACGCATCGGAATCCGATGAGCAATCGGCGGCGTTGAAGACCTTGAACCGTCTCGCTTCGCGCTACGGCGACGGCGTCCTGCCCGTGGTGCTCGGCGCCATGAACGGCGCATCCGCCGAAACGCGGGCAACGCTGCTCGGCACGGTCGCGCTGGTGCGCGGCCCGAAGGCCCTTGAGACTGTTCTTGCGGCGCTGGACGATACTGACGCACAAGTCGTCAGCAAGGCGCTCAACCTGCTGTCCAACTGGCCGACCCTCGACGCCGCGCCTCACCTGCTCGAACTCGCGAAGAGCGAAGACGCCAGCCGGTACGTGCTGGGCTTGCGCGGGTTCGTGCGTCTCGCGCAGACCGAGCAGGCCCTCGACAAGAAGATGGCCATGCTTGCCGAGGCCATGCAACTCGCGAAGCGCCCGGACGAGCGGAAACTGCTATTGGGCGCATGGGGCTCCGTACCGGCCGCGCAATCGCTCGACGTGCTGCTCCCGTTCCTTGACGACGCGGCGGTGCGCGCCGAGGCGGCCGCGGCGATCACCGCCGTGGCGGGCGAACTGGCAAAACAGGACGAGGCGGCCAGGCGGCAGGCGGCGCAGGCGTTGAAAGCCGTGCTCGAGAAGTGCCCGGAGACGCAAATCCGCGACGGCGCGCAGGCCATTCTGAACACGCTCGGCTGA
- a CDS encoding sugar phosphate isomerase/epimerase — protein MNRRNFLNSVAALAGAAGVSTTVSAQAETKGPLKVRFGLNLLVYTASFTKDQVDLIKKAAEFGYDGVEILFGDLEVLDAAATRRAREAAGVGVTACAVMTPEANVTSGEASERAAGVARLKRIVDITAEMGGDAIGGPIYAPVRYLPGRARTDDEWKWAAECLRAAAEYAATANIVLAMEPLNRFETYVVNTAADAVKLCQAANHPNLKVQVDTFHSNIEEKDTAAAIRATGPYLGHFHASESDRGVPGTGQVRWKACFAALRELDYRGWVTIESFATGIVDLCAAACIWRPIYESADHLAIEGLAFLKEMARLA, from the coding sequence CAGGCTGAGACGAAGGGGCCCCTCAAAGTCCGTTTCGGCCTGAATCTCCTTGTCTACACGGCGTCTTTCACAAAGGATCAGGTCGATCTCATTAAGAAGGCCGCCGAGTTTGGTTACGACGGGGTCGAAATCCTCTTCGGCGACCTGGAGGTGCTCGACGCGGCCGCGACGCGACGCGCGCGCGAGGCGGCGGGCGTCGGGGTGACGGCCTGCGCCGTCATGACGCCCGAGGCGAATGTGACGAGCGGCGAAGCGTCCGAACGCGCGGCGGGCGTTGCCCGGCTCAAGCGTATCGTCGATATCACCGCCGAAATGGGCGGCGATGCCATCGGCGGGCCGATTTACGCGCCGGTGCGCTATCTGCCAGGCCGCGCGCGCACGGACGACGAGTGGAAATGGGCCGCCGAATGCCTGCGCGCCGCCGCCGAGTACGCGGCCACGGCGAATATCGTCCTGGCGATGGAGCCGTTGAACCGCTTCGAGACCTATGTCGTGAATACCGCCGCGGATGCGGTCAAGTTGTGCCAGGCCGCGAACCATCCGAACCTGAAGGTGCAGGTCGACACATTTCACTCGAATATCGAAGAAAAGGACACCGCCGCCGCCATTCGCGCGACCGGACCTTACCTCGGCCACTTTCACGCCTCCGAGAGCGATCGGGGTGTGCCCGGCACCGGCCAGGTGCGTTGGAAAGCGTGTTTCGCGGCGTTGCGCGAGCTGGACTACCGGGGATGGGTAACCATCGAGAGCTTCGCGACGGGCATCGTCGACCTGTGCGCCGCCGCGTGCATCTGGCGGCCCATCTATGAATCTGCGGACCACTTGGCCATCGAGGGGCTCGCATTCTTGAAGGAAATGGCGCGGCTGGCATAG
- a CDS encoding glycosyltransferase, whose product MNRFAFRPLPEQPLVSVLLTSYNYARYVRDAIRSVFEQTYPAIECIIVDDGSTDGSPGVIRDAIASASARAELILQQNRGQAAALNAAFARARGDLVALLDSDDLWRPEKIARMTAFIREHPDGGVFQHQLDDGCGAYKQEALLNADIYEEWRALGRVNTAARRDIVSVFLPSSGLMFRKEALDRVFPIPESLISCPDAYLTRTACVYGPLYSCPDVLGTWRRHGGNAGGSGRFAFRNFWVPVVMPAINRFYETHDVPVRFVYSPFGVLREPPRRIVSLLLRRLRARNRRG is encoded by the coding sequence ATGAACCGCTTTGCTTTCAGACCGCTGCCTGAGCAGCCGCTGGTATCGGTCCTGCTTACCAGCTACAACTACGCCCGCTACGTGCGCGACGCCATCCGCAGCGTGTTCGAGCAGACCTACCCCGCCATCGAATGCATCATTGTAGACGATGGATCAACGGATGGTTCGCCCGGCGTGATCCGCGACGCGATCGCAAGCGCGTCCGCGCGGGCGGAATTGATACTCCAACAGAACCGCGGCCAGGCCGCCGCGTTGAACGCAGCCTTCGCGCGCGCGCGCGGGGATTTGGTCGCCTTGCTCGACAGCGACGACTTGTGGCGGCCCGAGAAGATCGCGCGTATGACCGCGTTTATCCGCGAGCACCCGGATGGCGGCGTGTTCCAGCATCAACTCGACGACGGGTGCGGCGCGTATAAGCAGGAAGCACTGCTCAATGCCGATATTTACGAGGAATGGCGCGCACTGGGGCGCGTCAACACGGCCGCGCGCCGCGATATTGTGTCCGTGTTCCTGCCAAGCAGCGGCCTGATGTTCCGAAAGGAAGCGCTCGATCGCGTCTTCCCAATCCCCGAAAGCCTCATTTCCTGTCCCGACGCCTACCTGACGCGCACCGCCTGTGTGTACGGGCCGTTGTACTCGTGTCCCGACGTGCTCGGCACGTGGCGCAGACACGGCGGCAACGCGGGCGGCAGCGGACGCTTCGCCTTCCGCAACTTCTGGGTTCCCGTCGTCATGCCCGCCATCAACCGTTTCTACGAAACCCACGACGTGCCCGTGCGTTTCGTATACAGCCCCTTCGGAGTCCTGCGCGAACCGCCCCGGCGCATCGTCTCCCTGCTTCTGCGCCGCCTGCGCGCAAGGAATCGGCGCGGCTGA
- a CDS encoding galactose mutarotase: MPIISETLGMPPDGRAALLFTLTNARGMRARITNIGGAIVSIETPDRHGALADLVLGFDALDKYMTNKPHFGCIVGRFANRIAKGRFTLDGVMYQLAVNNGPNHLHGGLQGFSKKFWEAEMVEEAGASGVRLRYVSPNGEESYPGTLACTVTYRLTDANELCIGYEAETDAPTNVNLTNHSYFNLAGHDAGEIRGHELTVNADCFTPVDATLIPTGELRPVAGTPLDFREPALIGARIDADDGQLRLGHGYDHNYVINGESGQLRFAARAVEYASGRVMEVHTTQPGMQLYTGNMLDGTHIGKGGRPCLRRTGFCLETQHFPDSPNQPGFPSVVLRPGERYAHTTVFKFGALA; this comes from the coding sequence ATGCCCATTATCTCGGAAACTCTTGGCATGCCGCCGGACGGGCGCGCCGCGCTCCTGTTCACGCTGACCAACGCGCGCGGCATGCGCGCGCGCATCACGAACATCGGCGGCGCCATCGTGTCGATTGAGACGCCGGACCGGCACGGCGCGCTCGCCGACCTCGTGCTCGGTTTCGACGCACTCGACAAGTATATGACCAACAAACCGCATTTCGGCTGCATCGTCGGGCGGTTCGCGAACCGGATTGCGAAAGGGCGCTTTACGCTGGACGGTGTCATGTATCAACTCGCCGTAAACAACGGGCCGAACCACCTTCACGGCGGTCTTCAGGGCTTCAGCAAGAAATTCTGGGAAGCCGAAATGGTCGAGGAAGCGGGAGCTTCCGGTGTCAGGCTGCGCTATGTCAGCCCAAACGGCGAGGAGTCTTATCCCGGCACGCTTGCCTGTACGGTCACCTATCGTCTGACGGACGCCAACGAGCTGTGCATCGGCTACGAAGCCGAAACGGACGCGCCCACGAATGTGAATCTTACGAACCACAGCTACTTCAATCTCGCCGGTCACGACGCGGGCGAAATCCGTGGCCATGAACTGACCGTCAATGCCGATTGTTTCACGCCCGTGGACGCGACGCTCATCCCGACCGGCGAATTGCGGCCCGTGGCGGGCACGCCCCTGGATTTCCGCGAACCGGCGCTCATCGGGGCCCGTATCGATGCGGACGACGGCCAATTGCGCCTGGGCCACGGCTACGACCACAACTACGTAATCAACGGCGAATCGGGGCAACTGCGTTTTGCCGCGCGGGCCGTCGAATACGCGAGCGGACGCGTGATGGAGGTGCACACGACCCAGCCCGGCATGCAGCTCTACACCGGCAACATGCTCGACGGCACACACATCGGGAAGGGCGGCAGGCCGTGCCTGCGCCGCACCGGATTCTGCCTCGAAACACAGCATTTCCCCGATTCGCCCAACCAACCCGGATTCCCTTCCGTCGTGCTCCGTCCGGGCGAACGATATGCCCACACGACGGTCTTCAAGTTCGGCGCCCTTGCATAG
- a CDS encoding Gfo/Idh/MocA family oxidoreductase, producing the protein MGRRQFIKTAAATASGLVIAPNIIAGAQGRVPASARIGVGLIGAGGRGRDVMSAFMAQPDVQFLAVCDVFRDRRERARDQVNQGYGNQDCAVYLDMLELLDRPDIDAVLIATGDNWHSGASIMAARAGKNIYCEKPMSVTITESRAVSDTMRRLGRVYQCGTQRRSIANFIFAINLARSGKLGRLTELHAEEAGGFKVFDETILPAEPEPPREEFDWDRWLGPAQWRPYNAKYPTRGFWSGHVDFSGASIAEWGSHTVDLCQWANDADATGPVEFWQEGERFIGRYANGVKLVIRTGLRFGSCPVRFEGEEGWVETGDSGQVEVYPKSLMNEPWFPGGYPPDNHVRAFLDCMKTRREPVSNAEVAHRSISACHVANICKRLGRPVKWDPAAEACVDDDEANRLRSRAYREPWYL; encoded by the coding sequence ATGGGACGCCGGCAATTCATCAAGACGGCTGCGGCAACTGCGAGCGGCCTTGTCATCGCACCCAATATCATCGCGGGCGCCCAAGGCCGGGTTCCCGCGAGCGCGCGCATCGGCGTCGGCCTGATCGGCGCGGGCGGCCGGGGCCGCGACGTCATGAGCGCGTTCATGGCGCAGCCGGACGTGCAGTTCCTGGCCGTCTGCGACGTGTTTCGCGACCGCCGCGAGCGGGCGCGCGACCAGGTGAACCAGGGCTACGGCAATCAGGACTGCGCCGTGTACCTTGACATGCTGGAACTGCTGGACCGGCCGGACATCGACGCCGTGCTCATTGCCACGGGCGACAACTGGCACTCCGGCGCCTCGATCATGGCGGCCCGCGCGGGCAAGAACATCTACTGTGAGAAGCCGATGAGCGTGACCATTACGGAGTCGCGCGCCGTGTCCGACACGATGCGCCGTCTTGGCCGTGTCTATCAGTGCGGCACGCAGCGGCGCAGCATCGCCAACTTCATCTTCGCGATAAACCTCGCGCGCAGCGGCAAACTCGGCCGGCTCACGGAACTGCACGCCGAAGAAGCGGGCGGTTTCAAGGTCTTCGACGAGACCATTCTCCCCGCGGAGCCGGAACCGCCGCGCGAGGAATTCGATTGGGACCGCTGGCTCGGTCCGGCGCAGTGGCGGCCCTACAATGCGAAATATCCGACGCGCGGCTTCTGGAGCGGTCATGTCGACTTCAGCGGCGCGTCCATCGCTGAGTGGGGGAGCCACACCGTCGACCTGTGTCAATGGGCGAACGATGCCGACGCGACAGGCCCGGTGGAGTTCTGGCAGGAAGGCGAACGGTTTATCGGGCGCTACGCCAACGGCGTGAAACTGGTCATCCGCACCGGGCTGCGCTTCGGGTCGTGTCCCGTCCGTTTCGAGGGCGAGGAAGGTTGGGTCGAAACCGGCGATTCCGGGCAGGTCGAGGTCTACCCCAAGTCGCTGATGAATGAGCCGTGGTTCCCGGGCGGCTACCCGCCGGACAACCACGTGCGCGCGTTTCTCGACTGTATGAAGACGCGGCGGGAGCCGGTCTCGAACGCGGAGGTGGCGCACCGGTCGATCTCGGCGTGCCACGTCGCCAACATCTGCAAGCGGTTGGGCCGGCCCGTGAAATGGGACCCCGCGGCGGAAGCCTGCGTCGACGATGACGAGGCCAACCGGCTGCGGTCGCGCGCCTACCGCGAACCGTGGTATCTGTAA
- a CDS encoding DUF202 domain-containing protein translates to MNEQESPYSRFDEEQRILRDELALDRTVLANERTLLAYVRTALALLLAGVTFIHFSRAAWFSVVGVLCLVAGMMALALGISRFRRVRRLLVALRERAGTDSAGGAVQGGRVRADDV, encoded by the coding sequence GTGAACGAACAAGAAAGCCCCTATTCTCGATTTGACGAGGAACAACGCATCCTGCGGGACGAACTGGCCCTGGACCGAACCGTCCTTGCCAACGAAAGAACGCTCCTCGCCTATGTACGGACCGCCCTGGCGCTGTTGTTGGCGGGGGTCACCTTCATTCACTTTTCCAGGGCTGCCTGGTTCTCGGTTGTCGGGGTTTTGTGTCTCGTTGCGGGGATGATGGCCCTGGCCTTGGGTATCAGCCGGTTTCGACGGGTGCGGAGGCTCTTGGTCGCGCTGCGCGAGCGGGCAGGCACTGACTCCGCCGGCGGGGCTGTGCAAGGGGGGCGGGTGCGCGCAGACGATGTCTGA